AGATATGCTCACAGCACTGGAGAACGGACGCAGGAAGGGCAAGGCAAACAGCCGTTATGCGCAAGAGATACAGGCCCATTTTCTGGAAGGACGACCGCTTCTCAGCCCCTCCGACTATTACCGTTGGGTGAAACGCCTTGTTGCCGACATCACGGTAGAGGAGGTTTCTGTCAGGGCGAAGAAGTGGAACAGCCCGAAAAACCGGACATTGCTGGTAGTGGGCTCAGCTAAAGAGAAACACTTGTCGCGCGAGGATATGACGGCTATCATGGAACGCGTGGAGCATTCCAGTCAGATTCGTCCTTATGCGGTGAATACCCCTTCGGGCGTTCAGCGCAAACTGCTGGATGATGCAGAGCTGCAGGGCGGACAGATTGTGAAGGTGCGTTCCCTGGAGCGTTTTGGTGCCGTGGAGTGGACTTTGCAGAATGGCGCCCGCGTGGTGTTCCGCCATAGTGCGAGCAATAAAATCCTTGTCTCCTCCTATAGCAACGGCGGAACCTCTGTCTACGAGGATACCGACCTGCTACCCGCAGCCGAGAATGCCGCAACGATGGTATCTTCGTTCGGCGTGGGCGACTTTACGCCCGACGAACTGCGGACACTGCTGACCGGTAAGCGGGTGGGATGCAAAGTGAACATCACTCCATGGGATGAGGCTATAGGAGGCTCCTCCGTTGCGGAAGATTTCGAGACGCTCATGCAGTTGATTTACCTGCGTTTCGAGAAACCCCGGTTCGACGAAGCATTGTTTGCTACGCTGATGCAGCGCAACTATGCAGCGTTGCAGCAGTATGCCGAACAGCCGCAGACGGTGATGAAGGACTCGCTCCAACAGATTTTGCACAATTACAGCTCCCGTTTCCCGGCTTTCAATAAAGCATACTTGGATAAGATTACGTTGGAAAGATTGAAATATGTCTATTCTGACCGTATCAAGGACGCCAGCGACTTCGTGTTCTTTATCATGGGCAATCTGAAAGAGGAGAACGCCCGACAGATGGTGGAGAAATACATCGGTTCTTTGCGCTCCGAACATCGCAAAGAGAAGCGTACTCTGCACCGCGAATTGCCGGCAAAGGGGAAGGTCGTGAAAAACGTCCGGCTCAACTGGGAGACCCCAAAAGCCACTGTCGTCACCAATTTTTCAACGAAGCTGAAAAATACGCCTTACCATAACATCTGCCAAAGCCTGTTGCGCGGCATCTTGCAGTTGCGCTATACGGAAAACATCCGCGAGAAGGAGGGGGGCACATATGGAATCAATATCAATGCTACTTCGTCCCGTCTCCCCGAATCGCGTTACTCTTTTACCATGATATTCGACTGTGCACCCGAGCGGGAAGCCCATTTGAAGTCGTTGGTACACGCCGAAACGGAACGTCTTGCCGAAGAGGCACCTGGGCAGGATGAGTTTGCAAAGGTGGTTGCCAATCTGCGGAAAAACGACGAACAGTCGAGAAACTCTGACGCATATTGGATGGCTGCCCTTGCCGCTTATTATACGGAAGGTATCGACATCACCGCCCCCGAAAATTTTGACAGGATATTGGAGCGGTTGACGCCTGCCGATATACATAAGTTCGCCAAGAAGATGTTTAAGGAGTCGTATGTGATAGACCTGACGTTCCAGTCAAAGTGAAAGATACAGCGCTATGGAAATAATATGAAGATGCGAATTTAGGGCAACATTCTAAAAAAAGAGGAGATTTTCTCCTCTTTTTTTGTAATCACTTACTTTATTCCATCCAAATCTCCCTGTATCTTGCGAATTCTTCGTATATTTGTGATATTGAATCAAATACAAAATACTATGGGCGATTTTAATAGTGTATATCCGTTACTCGGTATAGTGATACTTATTGTTTTGCTATGTCGGTTTGATGGTCGGTTCACGAAGATAGAGAAAGAGCTTGATGTAATAAAAAAGCAGATGGACGCTCTTCTGAAGGGGCAGGCGAAAATGGCTGCTGGTGATAGGGAATCAAGTGAGGAGACGCCTGAAAAAGTAGTAGCAGAAGTCCTGCCGGAAGAAAAATTGGTTGAAGAAGAGTTGGTTGTTCGCGAACCGAGTACAATGGTTGAGGCTGTGGTTGCCAATAAATTGCGAGATGCTTCGGAATCTGTTCAAGAATCTGTTCAGGAAGAAATTATTGAAAGTATCCCAGTGATGGATACGGTTCGGGAAGAGTCTGCAATGTCTCCAGAACCGATTCGTGTGGCACCGATTGCTCCGAAACTACCAAAGAAACAAGTCAACTACGAGAAGTTTATCGGTGAAAACCTGTTTGGAAAGATTGGTATTCTCATATTTGTGATAGGGGTGGGCTTCTTTGTGAAGTACGCTATTGACAAGAACTGGATAAACGAGACTTTCCGTACGGTGCTTGGTTTCCTGACCGGGGCGGCATTGCTGGTTGTTGCCGAACGCTTGCAGAAGAAATATCGTACATTCAGTTCATTGCTTGCCGGTGGAGCGTTCGCCGTGTTCTATCTCACGGTTGCTATCGCATTCCATTATTATCATATCTTTTCGCAGACTGTAGCGTTTATCATTCTGATAGCCACTACTATATTTATGTCTGTTCTTTCTGTGATATATGACAGGCGTGAGCTGGCAGTTATTGCGCTTGTAGGAGGATTTCTAGCACCTTTTATTGTAAGTAGCGGCGAAGGAAGTTATCAAGTTCTGTTTACTTATGTGAGTATATTGAATTTGGGAATGTTCGGGCTTTCCATCTACAAAAAGTGGAGCGAACTTCCGATAATCTCATTTGTCTTTACTTGTCTGATAATGGCTAGTTTCTTGTTGTTGAGCTATTCTTCCCGTTCTACGGTCATTTCGGGACATTTGCTGATGTTTGCCACTCTGTTCTATTTTACCTTTTTGCTTCCGGTGTTTTCCATTCTTCGTGGAGAGAAGATACAGGCTATGAGCCGCGGACTGGTATTTGTCATCATCACTAATAATTTTGTCTATCTGCTTTCGGGAATTCTTTTCCTAAAGAACATGGGACTGTCTTTTAAGGCGAGCGGTCTGTTGAGCCTGTTTATCGCATTCGTTAATCTGGGGCTGGTGCTTTGGTTATGGAAGGATAGGAAAGCATATAAATTCCTCGTGCATACCACATTGGGGCTTGTGCTGACATTTGTCTCCATTACAGTCCCGATTCAACTGGACGGAAACTATATTACTTTGCTTTGGGCATCGGAAATGGTATTGTTGTTGTGGCTTTATGTCAAGTCGAAAATCAGGGTATATGAGTCTGCGGCCAAAGTCCTGGTAGGACTCACTTTCGTTTCTTACTTGATGGATGTGTATAGCGTGATGTTTGAACATCATTCTTTGGATACAATTTTTCTGAATAGTTCATTTACCACCTCTTTGTTTGTGGGATTAGCTACAGGAGCATTCGCTTTATTAATGGAGCATTATCATTCCTTCTTCTCTACGGCACGCCGGCTGAAATACAGTTTCTGG
The Bacteroides caecimuris DNA segment above includes these coding regions:
- a CDS encoding DUF2339 domain-containing protein is translated as MGDFNSVYPLLGIVILIVLLCRFDGRFTKIEKELDVIKKQMDALLKGQAKMAAGDRESSEETPEKVVAEVLPEEKLVEEELVVREPSTMVEAVVANKLRDASESVQESVQEEIIESIPVMDTVREESAMSPEPIRVAPIAPKLPKKQVNYEKFIGENLFGKIGILIFVIGVGFFVKYAIDKNWINETFRTVLGFLTGAALLVVAERLQKKYRTFSSLLAGGAFAVFYLTVAIAFHYYHIFSQTVAFIILIATTIFMSVLSVIYDRRELAVIALVGGFLAPFIVSSGEGSYQVLFTYVSILNLGMFGLSIYKKWSELPIISFVFTCLIMASFLLLSYSSRSTVISGHLLMFATLFYFTFLLPVFSILRGEKIQAMSRGLVFVIITNNFVYLLSGILFLKNMGLSFKASGLLSLFIAFVNLGLVLWLWKDRKAYKFLVHTTLGLVLTFVSITVPIQLDGNYITLLWASEMVLLLWLYVKSKIRVYESAAKVLVGLTFVSYLMDVYSVMFEHHSLDTIFLNSSFTTSLFVGLATGAFALLMEHYHSFFSTARRLKYSFWNPFMLILSVIILYYTFMMEFNLYFEGATRSGAMFLFTAVFISGICYAFRKRFPITKHLTSYTLAIGMNTLVYILNIWCDQWENMAFTPAVLRWLTAAFVIANIYYVARLYYTSIGIKSRFTVYLNILATLLWLTMVRSFLWQVGVDDFSAGLSLSLSIAGFVQMGLGMRLHQKAMRMVSLATFGIVLLKLVLDDLWAMPTIGKIIVFIILGLILLILSFLYQKLKDVLFKNDEEETN
- a CDS encoding M16 family metallopeptidase, producing MKKIIAYICICLASLTVARAQSAAVGGQETLPVDSAVLIGRLPNGITYYIRHNGDQPCRAGFYLIRNAGSLLETDEQNGLAHFLEHMAFQGTKHFPGKGIISGLEKHGVAFGSNINAYTSHNETVYQLTDVPTQSESLLDTCLLILHDWSYYLSLEEKEIDAERKVIVEEWRTRRTSTVRMQEKTNQVLYQGSRYADRDVIGTLDVIQHFAPQALRDFYHRWYRTDLEAIAIVGDFDARRMEEKVKKLFTAIPAVKNPEPRPFFSIPDNDTPRYVLATDNEAARSSLGLSIRMNDTPACERNRVAYLRESLIISFFNSMMRTRIAELARRPDTPFRHAEIAYGDLVRGYCAYNVNVSPRPGQEAAAWEAAMTENERVKRYGFTPEELERAKKDMLTALENGRRKGKANSRYAQEIQAHFLEGRPLLSPSDYYRWVKRLVADITVEEVSVRAKKWNSPKNRTLLVVGSAKEKHLSREDMTAIMERVEHSSQIRPYAVNTPSGVQRKLLDDAELQGGQIVKVRSLERFGAVEWTLQNGARVVFRHSASNKILVSSYSNGGTSVYEDTDLLPAAENAATMVSSFGVGDFTPDELRTLLTGKRVGCKVNITPWDEAIGGSSVAEDFETLMQLIYLRFEKPRFDEALFATLMQRNYAALQQYAEQPQTVMKDSLQQILHNYSSRFPAFNKAYLDKITLERLKYVYSDRIKDASDFVFFIMGNLKEENARQMVEKYIGSLRSEHRKEKRTLHRELPAKGKVVKNVRLNWETPKATVVTNFSTKLKNTPYHNICQSLLRGILQLRYTENIREKEGGTYGININATSSRLPESRYSFTMIFDCAPEREAHLKSLVHAETERLAEEAPGQDEFAKVVANLRKNDEQSRNSDAYWMAALAAYYTEGIDITAPENFDRILERLTPADIHKFAKKMFKESYVIDLTFQSK